One window of the Nicotiana tabacum cultivar K326 chromosome 4, ASM71507v2, whole genome shotgun sequence genome contains the following:
- the LOC107803026 gene encoding pentatricopeptide repeat-containing protein At1g74850, chloroplastic, translating into MSLSYNSFSPVLTPVPPSHRFLFPAKIPNYGKLSPVHRRLLLTVAVRAKPKELILGNPTVTVEKGKYSYDVETLINKLSSLPPRGSIARCLDTFKNKLSLTDFSHVFKEFAARGDWQRSLRLFKYMQRQIWCKPNEHIYTLMIGILGRESLLDKAFEIFDEMPSHSVARTVFSYTAIINACGRNGQYETSLQLLEKMKQEKIIPSILTYNTVINSCARGGHEWEGLLSLFAEMRHEGIQPDLVTYNTLLSACSSRGLGDEAEMVFRTMNEAGVLPDVTTYSYLVDTFGKLGKLEQVSELLMEMEAGGTSPEVTSYNVLLEAYAHSGSMKEAMDVFRQMQTAGCVANAETYSVLLNLYGKNGRYDQVRDLFLEMKMSNTEPDADTYNILIQVFGEGGYFKEVVTLFHDMVEEKVEPNMETYEGLIYACGKGGLHNDAKRILLHMNGQGLVPSSKVYTGVIEAYGQAALYEEAVVAFNTMNEVGSRPMVETFNSLIHAFAKGGLYKESEAIWFRMGEVGVPRNRDSFNGMIEGYRQGGQFEEAIKAYVEMEKARCDPDERTLEAVLSVYCFAGLVDESEEQFQEIKSLGIQPSIICCCMMLAIYAKSERWNMARELLNDVMTNKTSDMHQVIGQMIHGDFDDENNWQMVEYVFDKLNSEGCGLSMRFYNTLIEALWWLGQKERAARVLNEATKRGLFSELFRRNKLVWSVDVHRMWPGGACTAISVWLNDMEELFHKGEELPQLASVVVVRGQTEKSSITRDFPVAKAAYSFLKDTVSSSFCFPGWNKGRIVCQKTQLKRTFSSAEPKKSSGGDRLIPLSNSPISLLGTQTSVSDAKRSESANADSKRSTKSDSQLMASSV; encoded by the exons ATGTCCCTATCGTACAACTCTTTCTCCCCAGTCCTCACTCCAGTCCCTCCCTCTCATCGTTTCCTATTCCCGGCCAAAATCCCAAACTACGGCAAGCTCTCCCCCGTCCACCGCCGCCTTCTTCTAACAGTCGCTGTCAGAGCCAAGCCGAAAGAGCTCATCTTAGGCAACCCAACGGTCACTGTTGAGAAAGGCAAGTACAGTTACGATGTCGAAACACTAATAAACAAGCTCTCGAGCCTCCCACCACGTGGAAGCATCGCCCGGTGCTTGGATACTTTCAAAAACAAGCTCTCTCTCACTGACTTCTCCCACGTGTTCAAGGAATTCGCGGCGCGTGGCGATTGGCAGCGGTCCCTGCGACTCTTTAAGTACATGCAGCGCCAAATATGGTGCAAGCCCAATGAGCACATTTACACTCTCATGATTGGAATATTAGGCCGTGAAAGCCTTCTTGATAAAGCCTTCGAGATATTCGACGAAATGCCAAGTCATAGTGTGGCACGAACGGTATTCTCTTACACTGCTATTATTAATGCTTGTGGCCGTAATGGACAATACGAAACTTCTCTTCAACTACTTGAAAAAATGAAGCAAGAAAAGATAATTCCTAGTATTTTGACTTATAACACAGTTATTAACTCTTGTGCTCGAGGTGGACATGAATGGGAAGGGTTATTGAGTCTATTTGCCGAGATGCGACATGAGGGTATTCAACCGGATTTAGTTACCTACAATACTTTGCTAAGTGCTTGTTCAAGTAGAGGGTTAGGAGATGAGGCAGAGATGGTTTTTAGGACGATGAACGAGGCTGGGGTTTTGCCTGATGTAACTACTTACAGTTATTTGGTGGATACTTTTGGCAAACTGGGGAAGTTGGAACAGGTGTCAGAATTACTCATGGAAATGGAGGCTGGGGGTACCTCGCCGGAGGTCACCTCCTATAATGTCTTATTGGAGGCTTATGCGCATTCGGGATCTATGAAAGAGGCTATGGATGTGTTTAGGCAAATGCAGACAGCTGGATGTGTGGCTAATGCAGAAACTTATAGTGTTCTGTTGAATTTATATGgcaaaaatgggaggtatgatcaGGTTAGGGACCTTTTCCTTGAGATGAAAATGAGTAATACGGAGCCTGATGCGGATACATACAATATTCTCATCCAGGTCTTTGGTGAAGGTGGTTATTTTAAGGAGGTGGTGACATTGTTCCATGACATGGTTGAGGAGAAGGTAGAACCAAATATGGAGACTTATGAAGGGTTGATATATGCCTGTGGAAAGGGAGGCCTTCACAATGATGCGAAGAGGATCCTGCTGCATATGAATGGACAAGGTTTGGTGCCTAGTTCTAAAGTGTATACTGGCGTAATTGAAGCTTATGGACAGGCTGCGCTGTATGAGGAGGCAGTTGTCGCCTTTAATACTATGAATGAGGTAGGAAGCAGACCGATGGTGGAGACTTTCAATTCTCTGATCCATGCATTTGCTAAAGGGGGACTTTACAAAGAATCTGAAGCAATATGGTTTAGAATGGGTGAGGTTGGAGTTCCACGGAACAGGGATTCTTTCAACGGGATGATTGAAGGGTATAGACAAGGAGGTCAGTTCGAAGAAGCTATAAAAGCCTATGTTGAGATGGAAAAGGCAAGATGTGATCCAGATGAGCGGACGCTTGAGGCAGTTTTGAGTGTTTACTGCTTTGCAGGCCTAGTTGACGAAAGTGAGGAGCAGTTTCAGGAAATTAAATCATTGGGCATTCAGCCTAGCATCATTTGCTGCTGTATGATGTTGGCAATTTACGCAAAAAGTGAGAG GTGGAATATGGCCCGTGAATTGTTGAACGACGTGATGACAAATAAGACTTCTGATATGCACCAAGTTATTGGACAAATGATTCATGGAGATTTTGATGATGAGAATAATTGGCAGATGGTTGAGTATGTCTTTGACAAACTCAACTCAGAAGGCTGTGGTTTGAGCATGAGGTTCTACAACACTCTTATAGAAGCACTTTGGTGGTTAGGCCAGAAAGAAAGGGCTGCAAGAGTGCTCAATGAAGCAACAAAAAGGGGGCTATTCTCTGAACTGTTTCGAAGAAACAAACTTGTGTGGTCTGTGGATGTTCATAG GATGTGGCCTGGTGGTGCATGCACTGCAATTTCAGTTTGGCTCAACGATATGGAAGAGTTGTTCCATAAAGGCGAAGAGCTTCCTCAATTGGCTTCTGTTGTTGTAGT ACGAGGTCAGACAGAGAAGAGTTCAATAACTAGGGATTTCCCGGTTGCTAAGGCTGCATATTCTTTTCTAAAGGATACTGTTTCGTCATCATTTTGTTTCCCTGGGTGGAATAAGGGGCGGATAGTCTGTCAAAAGACTCAGCTCAAACGTACTTTTTCAAGTGCCGAACCAAAAAAATCCTCGGGAGGTGACAGACTAATTCCTTTAAGTAACTCTCCCATTTCCCTTTTGGGAACACAGACATCCGTGAGTGATGCAAAAAGATCAGAAAGTGCGAATGCTGATAGCAAGAGAAGCACGAAATCAGATTCACAACTTATGGCGAGCAGTGTCTAA